A region of the Bacillus sp. NP247 genome:
TCAGCTGAAACAGGAGCCGCTCTAAACATTGAAGCGGGTGCGGCAATTTTAGTAGAAGCGAATTCTGGGAAAATTTTATATCAAAAGAATGCAGATGAGTTATTATCAATTGCTAGTATGACAAAAATGATGAGTGAATATTTAGTTCATGAAGCAGTGGATAAAGGAAAACTTAAGTGGGATCAAAAAATTAAGGTTTCTGAATATGCATATAAGGTTTCACAAGATGCCTCATTATCAAATGTTGCATTAGAAAATGGCGGCACTTATACAGTAAAAGAGTTGTATGAAGCGATGGCAATCTTTTCTGCAAATGGTGCAACAATTGCATTAGCAGAAGCAATTGCAGGTAAAGAAGTAGACTTCGTAAAAATGATGAATGATAAATCGAAAGAACTAGGATTGAAAAATTATAAATTTGTCAATTCCACAGGTTTAACAAACAAAGATTTAAAGGGAATGCATCCTGAAGGAACAACAGCGGATGAAGAAAATAAAATGTCTGCAAAAGATGTTGCAACTTTAGCACAACATCTAATTAAAGACTATCCAAAAGTGTTAGATACAGCGAAAATCCCGAAAAAAGTATTCCGTCCAGAAAAAGAAAAATTTGCAATGTCGAACTGGAACTGGATGTTAAAGGGTTTAGTTAAAGAATATGATGGCGTAGATGGCCTGAAAACAGGATCAACTCCAGAAGCAGGTGATTGCTTCACTGGTACGGTTGAAAGAAACGGTATGCGTTTTATTTCTGTAGTCATTAAAACAAGTTCTCATACAGCAAGATTTGATGAGACGAAGAAGTTATATGATTATGGCTTTGCTAACTTTGAAATGAAGAAAATGTATGAAAAAGGTTCTTCGGTCAAAGGACAAGAAACAGTACGAGTAGAAAATGCAAAAGATAAAGATGTAGCAGTTCAAACAAAACAAGTTGTTTCACTTCCAGTGTCAAAAGGAAGTAAAGATGTTTATAAAACAGAATTTAAAGAAGCAAGTAAGGGACAAGAAGCACCTATCAAAAAGGGTGTTGCACTTGGTCAGATGGTAATTACACCAAAAGATACGAATGACCCTGGATTTTTATCTGGTAAGTCATTACAAGTAGATCTTGTAACAAAATCAGCAGTAGAAGAAGCAAACTGGTTTACTCGTTCTATGCGCGGAATTGGTTCTTTCTTTAGTGGTATGTGGAATGGTGCTGTTGATACAGTAAAAGGTTGGTTTTAAGAGCTCCTCATTGTAGGAGCTTTTTTTTATTCCTATTTTTCATACCGACTTTATGAAAAAGTAGTGGACAAGCATCAGATAGTTAGTGGTAGAATGTAAGAGTATTCTTAATTTTCTTCTTTAATGGGGAAAGCAATTCACCTAGGGGGGTTTTTGTACATGACAAATGTAACAGGGACAGAACGTGTAAAACGTGGAATGGCAGAAATGCAAAAAGGCGGCGTTATTATGGACGTAGTTAACGCTGAGCAAGCAAGAATTGCAGAAGAGGCAGGCGCAGTTGCTGTTATGGCATTAGAGCGTGTACCTGCAGATATTCGTGCAGCAGGTGGCGTTTCTCGTATGGCAGATCCAACAATTGTTGAAGAAGTTATGGGTGCTGTATCAATTCCGGTTATGGCAAAATGCCGTATCGGTCACCTTGTAGAAGCACGTGTATTAGAATCATTAGGGGTAGACTATATCGATGAGAGTGAAGTATTAACTCCCGCTGATGAAGTATACCATTTAAATAAACGTGATTACACAGTTCCATTTGTATGTGGTTGCCGTGATATTGGAGAAGCTGCACGTCGTATTGCAGAAGGTGCATCTATGCTTCGTACAAAAGGTGAGCCTGGAACTGGAAACATTGTAGAGGCAGTGCGTCATATGCGCCAAGTCAATGCAGAAATCCGTCAAGTTGCAAGTCTACGTGAAGATGAGTTAATGACATATGCAAAAAATACTGGTGCTCCTTATGAAGTACTACTTGAAATTAAACGCCTTGGTCGCCTGCCAGTTGTAAACTTTGCAGCAGGTGGTGTAGCAACACCTGCAGATGCAGCGTTAATGATGCAACTTGGTGCTGATGGTGTATTTGTTGGATCTGGTATCTTCAAATCAGAGAACCCAGAGAAATTTGCACGTGCAATCGTTGAAGCAACGACTCATTATGAAGATTACGAACTAATTGCAAGCCTTTCTAAAGGATTAGGTAATGCAATGAAAGGTGTCGAAATTTCAACGTTATTACCAGAACAACGCATGCAAGAGCGTGGATGGTAATTAAAGGAGATCTTTAAAATGGTGAAAATCGGTGTACTAGGTCTTCAAGGTGCTGTTCGTGAGCATGTGAAATCAGTTGAAGCAAGTGGTGCAGAAGCTGTGGTTGTAAAGCGTATAGAACAACTTGAAGAAATTGATGGTCTTATTTTACCAGGCGGTGAAAGTACAACAATGCGCCGTCTTATTGATAAGTATGCTTTCATGGAGCCTCTTCGTACATTTGCGAAGTCTGGTAAACCAATGTTTGGTACATGTGCAGGAATGATTCTTCTTGCGAAAACGCTTATTGGCTATGAAGAAGCGCATATTGGCGCTATGGATATTACGGTTGAGCGCAATGCGTTCGGACGCCAAAGAGATAGCTTTGAAGCTGCACTTTCAATGAAAGGTGTGGGAGAGGACTTTGTTGGTGTATTTATCCGTGCTCCGTATGTTGTAAATGTAGCTGATGATGTTGAAGTACTTTCTACGCATGGCGAGCGAATGGTAGCGGTAAGGCAAGGACCGTTTTTAGCTGCTTCTTTCCATCCGGAATTAACGGATGATCATCGTGTAACAGCATACTTTGTAGAAATGGTAAAAGAAGCGAAAATGAAAAAAGTTGTATAAGTAACTTGCAACTTGTATAAGATTATAGTAAATTGATGGTAACAATTTTATAAAATAAGCGTGTTGATAGGAAGTAGTAACAGATGTTGTTTCTTATAGAGAGTCGATGGTTGGTGGAAATCGATAGAAACAGTTTGTGAATCCATCCTGGAATGGAATGTGGAATATCTTTTGATTAGTAAGCATTCCCGGTGAAGAGCCGTTATTTCTACTTGAGAGGAAAGCGGTAATGCTTTCAACTAGGGTGGCAACGCGGGTTAACTCTCGTCCCTTTGTATAGGGACGAGAGTTTTTTGTGTTTTATAAAATAAAAGGAGGAGTATATAATGCTTGATATTAAATTTTTACGTACGAATTTTGAAGAAGTAAAAGCAAAATTACAGCATAGAGGCGAAGATTTAACGGATTTTGGTCGCTTTGAAGAACTTGATACGAGAAGAAGGGAGCTACTTGTTCAAACGGAAGAACTAAAAAGTAAACGTAACGAAGTATCTCAACAAATTTCAGTATTAAAGCGTGAAAAGAAAGATGCGGAAGCTCTAATTCTAGAAATGCGTGAAGTTGGGGAAAAAGTAAAAGATCTTGATAATGAGCTTCGTACAGTTGAAGAAGATTTAGAAAGATTAATGCTATCTATCCCAAATATCCCTCATGAATCTGCTCCAATAGGTGAAACAGAGGATGATAACGTAGTGGCACGTACTTGGGGAGAAGTGAAAGAATTTACTTATGAGCCAAAACCACATTGGGACCTTGCTACTGATTTAGGGATTTTAGATTTTGAACGTGCTGGGAAAGTAACAGGAAGCCGATTTGTATTTTACAAAGGTGCTGGTGCAAGATTAGAACGTGCTTTGATTAGCTTTATGCTTGACCTTCATACTGATGAGCATGGATATGAGGAAGTATTGCCTCCTTATATGGTAAACCGTGCAAGTATGACAGGAACAGGACAACTTCCGAAGTTTGAAGAAGATGCATTCCGTATTGAAAGTGAAGATTATTTCCTAATCCCAACAGCTGAAGTACCTGTAACGAATATGCATCGTGATGAGATTGTGAGTAAAGAGCAATTGCCGATACGATATGCTGCGTTTAGCTCATGCTTCCGTTCTGAAGCAGGTTCAGCTGGTCGTGATACACGCGGTTTAATTCGCCAACACCAATTTAATAAAGTTGAACTTGTGAAGTTCGTGAAACCAGAAGATTCTTACGAGGAGTTAGAAAAATTAACAAATGATGCAGAGCGCGTGTTACAATTATTAGAGTTGCCATATCGCGTTATGAGCATGTGTACAGGAGATTTAGGATTTACAGCAGCGAAGAAATACGATATTGAAGTATGGATTCCAAGCTATGGTACATATCGTGAAATTTCTTCTTGTAGTAATTTTGAGGCCTTCCAAGCGAGACGCGCGAATATCCGTTTCCGCCGTGAGCCAAATGGCAAACCGGAACATGTTCATACACTAAATGGATCTGGTCTTGCAATTGGACGTACAGTGGCAGCTATTTTAGAGAACTACCAACAAGAAGATGGTACAATTATAATTCCAGAAGTTCTTCGCCCTTATATGGGAGGAAAAACAGTTATTAAATAAGTTAAAACATTCATCGGTATGAGTGATTGGTAATTATGGACGTTGTCAGCAGTGTCATAAAGGAGAGGAAAAGTGAAATTTTCCTTTCCTCATAATTTATTATAGTGGGGTTGACTAACTGTTTTTCTTTTGATATTATATTTGATGTCAATATGGAGGTATACCCAAGTCTGGCTGAAGGGATCGGTCTTGAAAACCGACAGGCGGCGAGAGTCGCGCGGGGGTTCGAATCCCTCTACCTCCTCCAGATATAATTGACAACAGCGCATATAAGTGGAGATTGGAGAACTCGTTACCAACACGTAACGAGTTTTTATTTTAAAACCAATCATAAAGTATGATGTAAGGATACAGTGTCCTTATTACACACTCATATTCCGATGATTATCTTCATAGATATGAAAGGAGTTAACATGGATCTTATTATACAAACGTTTCCTTTAGATGGAAAAACTTTATATTATGTACAATGTCCTGTCTGTAAGAACAATAGAATTTTAAACAGTGGTGCAAATGTGTCGCGCATTATAAGTGATGATACATTTCGTAAACTTTGTGGTTGCACTTGTGATGTAAAACAGGTTGTAAAAAAAGTAGAGGTAACAAAAGAAGCTGAAAAACCAGCTGTGCAAAAAGAAGTAACTCCAAAACGTACAGGGAAATTACTAACAGCAGTAATTAATGGGGAAGAAATGACTGTTAAAGAGATTGCTGAAACATATGATATTAGTACGAGTACTGTTCGTCAGCGTATTAACGCTGGAAAGCCAGAGAGTGAAATTATTGCTCCGACGAAAAAGAAAAAGTAATTTCATAGGAAAACCCGTGCATATGCACGGGTTTTTTATTTTACAAGTTTACGTGTTTGTTTTAAAAAATGTCCAATTTTTTTAATGATTGGTTCGATTGAATCGCCATCTTTTAAAATATCGTATTCATTAATGTTTAATCGTAAAACAGGGCATGAATTAAAGTTATTAATCCAGTTATCGTAACGTCCATGCATCTCTTTCCAATACTCAATTGGTGTTTGCTGCTCCATCGGACGTCCTCGTTCTTGAATACGATCGACAATATCATCAAAAGAACCTTCTAGGTAAATTAATAAGTCTGGATGAGGGAAGTAAGGAGTCATGACCATAGCATCAAATAAACCTTTGTATGTTTCATAATCAGTTTCAGTCATTGTACCCTTTTCGTAATGCATCTTTGCGAAAATACCAGTGTCCTCATAGATAGAACGGTCTTGAACAAAACCGCCACCATATTCGAAAATTCTTTTTTGTTCTTTAAATCGTTCTGCTAAAAAATACACTTGTAAGTGAAAGCTCCAGCGTGTGAAATCAGCATAGAACTTGTCCAAATATGGGTTGGAATCTACTTTTTCAAAAGATGTACGATAACCTAAAGCGTTAGCTAATGCAGTTGTCATAGTTGATTTACCGACACCTACTGTTCCAGCAATAGTGATAACTGCATCGTTTGGTATATCATATTTTTGCCTTAAATTCATTGTTATTTCGGCTCCTTCAAGAGAGTATTTTGAAGAGCGGATAAGATGACATTTAAATCATCAGGATTTCTTACAAAATCCATATCGTCTCCATTAAATTTCAATACTGGAATATCTGGATGGTCCTTTTTGAAAGCATCCATTGCTGTTTCGTAATCTTTTGTAAGCTGTAGCAAGTAATTTGGATCCATATTTTTTTCGAATTCTCTTCCGCGCATCGCAATTCGTTTTTGTAATGTTTCTAGGCTTGCTGTTAAATAAACGATGACATTTGGTACAGGCATATCTTGCGTAAGAATGCGATAAATTTGCATGTACTTGTCATATTGAGAATCTTTTAATGTACGGGATGCAAAAATTAAATTTTTAAATATATGATAATCTGCTACTACAGGCTTCCTTTGATTTAAATACTTTATGTTAATATCCTCTAGTTGTTTGTATCTATTACAAAGAAAGAACATCTCTGTTTGAAAACTCCATTCGTCGATGTCTTCGTAGAATTTTCCTAAAAAAGGATTTTCATCAACAATCTCTTTTAGTAAGTGGAGTTGCATGTGAGTTGAAAGTTCCTTCGCAAGTGAAGTTTTTCCAACACCAATTGGTCCTTCAACCGTGATAAATGGTACTCCGGTCACGCTGTTTCCTCCTTTCAATCAGTGATTTACCGTGACTACTAAAAACACAAAACAGAATTATTGTAGCACAAGAGGGGAGCGAGCGGACTAATTTGATATAAAAAGTTGGAAAATAGATATGTATTAACTAAATTTTATTTGGGATGACGGTACAATATTTGCCTTTAATGTGGCTTCCATTATTTTTAAAGCATGTTCATTATCTTGCTCGTTATTAGAAGCGATACAATCCCGTGGTACATAAAGTGTATAATTTCTCATATGGGCATCATTAGCTGTAAAAAGGATGCATATGTTCCCGGCAATTCCTGTTAAAATGAGATTTTCGATTTTTAAATAACCCAATAAAGAATTCAAAGGTGTTTCATAAAAAGCAGAGTAATGTGGTTTAATAAAAATGTAATCGTCAGTATGCGGAGCAATGGCCTCAATAATATTTTTACTATACTCATTTGTGCAATGAGTAATAAGTTGATCGATATCAGATCTCCAAAGTTGATAGTGATCATTGACATAAATTATTGGATACCCCAATGATTTCATGCTGTCCTTTAATTGTAAAATGGGGTTCTTTATAATTTCACATTTCTGTGCCAGAATGGGCCCGTGGGAGAATTGAAAATCATTAATCATATCGATAATGAGTAAGGCAGTATTTTTCATATGTAATTCCCTCTCTTTCTTCTTTAGGTTGGATTGAATTTGTAAAAGTTATCCCACCTGCAAGAAATGAAAAAGTGTATTTTATTTTTGGTGAAAGGACTATGTTATGGAGCGAGATATATATTTTATGCAGTTGGCAATAGAGGAAGCAAAGAAGGCGGAGGCGATACAGGAGGTACCAATTGGTGCTGTAATTGTGCTAGATGGTGAAGTGATTAGTGTCGCACATAACTTAAGAGAAACTGAACAGAGATCAATAGCTCACGCCGAGCTCTTAGCTATTGATGAAGCTTGCAAAAAATTAGGGACATGGCGTTTAGAAGATACAACGTTATATGTAACATTAGAACCTTGTCCAATGTGTGCAGGGGGAATTGTTTTATCGCGTGTAAAACGGGTTGTATATGGTGCGAGCGATCCGAAAGGTGGATGTGCAGGTACATTGATGAATCTTTTAACTGATGAGCGTTTTAATCATCAGTGTGAAGTAGTGACTGGTGTACTTGAAGAGGAATGTGGTACGTTGTTAACGAGTTTTTTTAGGGAGCTTCGTAAGAAAAGAAAAGAAGCGAAAAAACTAGAGAAAAGTAATGGTAACTAACGTATTTGCATTTTGTAAAAAAACAAGTTATACTGATAATGCCTTATCCAAGGCAACCGAATATTGGTTTTAACTTTGCCGTGCTAAGCGGGGAGGTAGCGGTGCCCTATACTCGCAATCCGCTCTAGCGAGGCCGAATCCCTTCTCGAGGTTATGCTGCTGTAAGGTCTGCCTTAAGTAAGTGGTGTTGACGTTTGGGTCCTGCGCAACGGGACCCCGTGAACCTTGTCAGGTCCGGAAGGAAGCAGCAATAAGCGGGTTTTCTCGTGTGCCGCAGGAGTGCCTGAACCGAGCTAACTGCTTGAGTAACGCTTATGGTACGTAATCGACAGAAGGTGCACGGCAGTTATATATGTATACAAAACTCACCTTAATATAAAGGTGGGTTTTTTGTATGGAAAATAACTTTTGGAATCTATAAACAGAATGGGTTATAATAAATGAGATAATAACCTTTGAGGGAGGCCGTATTTTCGTGTCATACCAAGCGTTATACCGAACATGGAGACCGCAAAAATTCGAAGATGTAGTCGGTCAAAAGCACGTGACAAAAACGTTGCAAAATGCCCTTCTTCAAGAGAAAGCTTCACATGCTTATTTGTTTTCTGGTCCGAGGGGAACAGGGAAAACGACAATTGCAAAAGTATTTGCAAAGGCAATTAACTGTGAACACGCCCCGGTAGCTGAACCTTGTAATGAATGTCCTTCTTGTTTAGGAATTACACAAGGGTCTATTTCAGATGTATTAGAAATTGATGCGGCTTCAAATAACGGTGTAGATGAAATTCGAGATATAAGAGATAAAGTAAAATATGCTCCAAGTGCTGTAGGATATAAAGTATACATTATTGATGAAGTTCACATGCTTTCTATGGGTGCCTTTAATGCGCTTTTGAAAACTTTAGAAGAGCCGCCAGGACATGTTATCTTTATTTTGGCGACAACAGAACCGCATAAGATTCCAGCTACAATCATTTCGCGTTGTCAGCGTTTTGAGTTTCGAAAGATATCAGTAAATGATATCGTTGAGAGGTTATCGACAGTCGTGACAAATGAAGGTACGCAAGTAGAAGATGAAGCGTTACAAATCGTAGCGCGTGCCGCCGAAGGTGGTATGCGTGATGCGCTTAGTCTTATCGATCAAGCTATTTCTTATAGTGATGAGATGGTGACGAGTGAGGATGTTTTAGCTGTAACAGGATCTGTATCTCAGCGATATTTAGGTGACCTGGTAGAATGTATACGTGAAAATGATGTATCAAGAGCGTTACGTATTATAGATGAGATGATGAGTAAAGGGAAAGATCCAGTTCGCTTTATGGAGGATTTCATTTATTACTATCGTGATATGCTTTTATATCAAACTTCACCACAATTAGAACATATGTTGGAACGAGTAATTGTAGATGATCAATTCCGTACGTTAAGTGAAGAAATGCAACCGGAAGTAATCTATGAAATTATTCATACCCTTAGTAAGGGACAACAGGAGATGAAGTGGACAAATCATCCAAGAATATTCTTGGAAGTTGTTATGGTGCAACTGTGTCAGCAGTTTATGATGCAAGCAAACGGCGCAGATCGTTTACAAGCGATTATGAACAGGATGCAGCAGCTGGAGAAAGAGTTAGAGCAAGTTAAAAAGAATGGCGTGCCAGCTGGTGTGCAGCAGGAAGTAAGAGAGACGCGGGCAACACCAAAACCGGTACGAACAGGAAGTATGAAAATTCCTGTTGGACGTGTGAATGAAGTGTTAAAGCAAGCGAAGCGTCAAGATTTAGAACAGTTAAAAGCTGTATGGGGTGAATTATTAGGAAGGCTCAAGTCACATAACAAAGTAGCATTTGCTGTTTTGTTAGAAAATAGTGAACCAGTTGCGGCTTCTGATGATACCTATGTGTTAGCATTTCAATATGAGATTCATTGCAAAATGGCTAGTGAAAATCGAGAAGCGATGGATACATTGGAACAAACTCTTTTCGAATTGTTAAGTAAAAGGTTAAATATGATTGCTATCCCAAAAAGTGAATGGGGTAAAATTCGTGAAGACTTTTTACAACGCGAAGGCGGGGAT
Encoded here:
- a CDS encoding deoxynucleoside kinase — its product is MTGVPFITVEGPIGVGKTSLAKELSTHMQLHLLKEIVDENPFLGKFYEDIDEWSFQTEMFFLCNRYKQLEDINIKYLNQRKPVVADYHIFKNLIFASRTLKDSQYDKYMQIYRILTQDMPVPNVIVYLTASLETLQKRIAMRGREFEKNMDPNYLLQLTKDYETAMDAFKKDHPDIPVLKFNGDDMDFVRNPDDLNVILSALQNTLLKEPK
- the tadA gene encoding tRNA adenosine(34) deaminase TadA; the protein is MERDIYFMQLAIEEAKKAEAIQEVPIGAVIVLDGEVISVAHNLRETEQRSIAHAELLAIDEACKKLGTWRLEDTTLYVTLEPCPMCAGGIVLSRVKRVVYGASDPKGGCAGTLMNLLTDERFNHQCEVVTGVLEEECGTLLTSFFRELRKKRKEAKKLEKSNGN
- a CDS encoding isochorismatase family cysteine hydrolase yields the protein MKNTALLIIDMINDFQFSHGPILAQKCEIIKNPILQLKDSMKSLGYPIIYVNDHYQLWRSDIDQLITHCTNEYSKNIIEAIAPHTDDYIFIKPHYSAFYETPLNSLLGYLKIENLILTGIAGNICILFTANDAHMRNYTLYVPRDCIASNNEQDNEHALKIMEATLKANIVPSSQIKFS
- the dnaX gene encoding DNA polymerase III subunit gamma/tau, with the translated sequence MSYQALYRTWRPQKFEDVVGQKHVTKTLQNALLQEKASHAYLFSGPRGTGKTTIAKVFAKAINCEHAPVAEPCNECPSCLGITQGSISDVLEIDAASNNGVDEIRDIRDKVKYAPSAVGYKVYIIDEVHMLSMGAFNALLKTLEEPPGHVIFILATTEPHKIPATIISRCQRFEFRKISVNDIVERLSTVVTNEGTQVEDEALQIVARAAEGGMRDALSLIDQAISYSDEMVTSEDVLAVTGSVSQRYLGDLVECIRENDVSRALRIIDEMMSKGKDPVRFMEDFIYYYRDMLLYQTSPQLEHMLERVIVDDQFRTLSEEMQPEVIYEIIHTLSKGQQEMKWTNHPRIFLEVVMVQLCQQFMMQANGADRLQAIMNRMQQLEKELEQVKKNGVPAGVQQEVRETRATPKPVRTGSMKIPVGRVNEVLKQAKRQDLEQLKAVWGELLGRLKSHNKVAFAVLLENSEPVAASDDTYVLAFQYEIHCKMASENREAMDTLEQTLFELLSKRLNMIAIPKSEWGKIREDFLQREGGDSEESPEQKEDPLIEEAVKLVGQELIEIKE
- the dacA gene encoding D-alanyl-D-alanine carboxypeptidase DacA, with product MFCKRFMALVTVLTLACSMLLPYSNASAETGAALNIEAGAAILVEANSGKILYQKNADELLSIASMTKMMSEYLVHEAVDKGKLKWDQKIKVSEYAYKVSQDASLSNVALENGGTYTVKELYEAMAIFSANGATIALAEAIAGKEVDFVKMMNDKSKELGLKNYKFVNSTGLTNKDLKGMHPEGTTADEENKMSAKDVATLAQHLIKDYPKVLDTAKIPKKVFRPEKEKFAMSNWNWMLKGLVKEYDGVDGLKTGSTPEAGDCFTGTVERNGMRFISVVIKTSSHTARFDETKKLYDYGFANFEMKKMYEKGSSVKGQETVRVENAKDKDVAVQTKQVVSLPVSKGSKDVYKTEFKEASKGQEAPIKKGVALGQMVITPKDTNDPGFLSGKSLQVDLVTKSAVEEANWFTRSMRGIGSFFSGMWNGAVDTVKGWF
- the pdxS gene encoding pyridoxal 5'-phosphate synthase lyase subunit PdxS, producing MTNVTGTERVKRGMAEMQKGGVIMDVVNAEQARIAEEAGAVAVMALERVPADIRAAGGVSRMADPTIVEEVMGAVSIPVMAKCRIGHLVEARVLESLGVDYIDESEVLTPADEVYHLNKRDYTVPFVCGCRDIGEAARRIAEGASMLRTKGEPGTGNIVEAVRHMRQVNAEIRQVASLREDELMTYAKNTGAPYEVLLEIKRLGRLPVVNFAAGGVATPADAALMMQLGADGVFVGSGIFKSENPEKFARAIVEATTHYEDYELIASLSKGLGNAMKGVEISTLLPEQRMQERGW
- the pdxT gene encoding pyridoxal 5'-phosphate synthase glutaminase subunit PdxT gives rise to the protein MVKIGVLGLQGAVREHVKSVEASGAEAVVVKRIEQLEEIDGLILPGGESTTMRRLIDKYAFMEPLRTFAKSGKPMFGTCAGMILLAKTLIGYEEAHIGAMDITVERNAFGRQRDSFEAALSMKGVGEDFVGVFIRAPYVVNVADDVEVLSTHGERMVAVRQGPFLAASFHPELTDDHRVTAYFVEMVKEAKMKKVV
- the serS gene encoding serine--tRNA ligase, whose protein sequence is MLDIKFLRTNFEEVKAKLQHRGEDLTDFGRFEELDTRRRELLVQTEELKSKRNEVSQQISVLKREKKDAEALILEMREVGEKVKDLDNELRTVEEDLERLMLSIPNIPHESAPIGETEDDNVVARTWGEVKEFTYEPKPHWDLATDLGILDFERAGKVTGSRFVFYKGAGARLERALISFMLDLHTDEHGYEEVLPPYMVNRASMTGTGQLPKFEEDAFRIESEDYFLIPTAEVPVTNMHRDEIVSKEQLPIRYAAFSSCFRSEAGSAGRDTRGLIRQHQFNKVELVKFVKPEDSYEELEKLTNDAERVLQLLELPYRVMSMCTGDLGFTAAKKYDIEVWIPSYGTYREISSCSNFEAFQARRANIRFRREPNGKPEHVHTLNGSGLAIGRTVAAILENYQQEDGTIIIPEVLRPYMGGKTVIK
- a CDS encoding DUF3797 domain-containing protein, with the protein product MDLIIQTFPLDGKTLYYVQCPVCKNNRILNSGANVSRIISDDTFRKLCGCTCDVKQVVKKVEVTKEAEKPAVQKEVTPKRTGKLLTAVINGEEMTVKEIAETYDISTSTVRQRINAGKPESEIIAPTKKKK
- a CDS encoding deoxynucleoside kinase, whose product is MNLRQKYDIPNDAVITIAGTVGVGKSTMTTALANALGYRTSFEKVDSNPYLDKFYADFTRWSFHLQVYFLAERFKEQKRIFEYGGGFVQDRSIYEDTGIFAKMHYEKGTMTETDYETYKGLFDAMVMTPYFPHPDLLIYLEGSFDDIVDRIQERGRPMEQQTPIEYWKEMHGRYDNWINNFNSCPVLRLNINEYDILKDGDSIEPIIKKIGHFLKQTRKLVK